GCAGTCCGCTCTCGATGTCCCGAAGCACCGAAGAGGTTCGCTCGTCAACCGAATCGCTGGTCGTCACTGGGAACTGCCTTCCTGATGCACCTGCCGCCACTGCGTCGGCCGTCCGGCCTCACGCGGGTGCGACTGCCTGATGTCCCGCTCGTCCTGGGTGTGAGGGTGAACCGTATGAGGGTGAACAACCTCGCGGGGCGGGTTCTTCCATGGTATCGACGACAACAGCGACGTCTCGCCCGGTACCGTGCGCTCGTGCCGCACGATGCCCTGCCCCCAGATCCGTTCGCGAGCGACCCGGAGGACCCGGCGCGCGCCCTAGGCGAGCCTGCGGACGACGACGACCGAGTGCTCGACGAAGACGAACGGGCCGAACTGCTGGCCGACCTCGCCGATCTCGCCGTCTACCAGGCGCTCCTGGAACAACGCGGCCTGCGCGGCATCGTCGTCGACTGCGCCGATTGTGCCGAACCGCACTACCACGACTGGGAGCTGCTTCGGTCGAGTCTGACCCAGCTCTTGGCCGACGGACACATGCGACCGCATGAACCCGCCTACAACCCGGACCCGAATCACTACGTGACCTGGGAGTACTGCCGAGGCTACTCGGACGCCGCCGGTGCGACCGAGACCTGATCTCCACCGCCGTCCTGCCGCCGGGCTGCCCGACGGATCGGGCGACCCGGCAGGCGGCCGCGGTGCGGATCACTCGCCGCCGGAAGGCATCGTCGAGATGTTCTCCGTCCGAGACCCGGTGCTGGTGTCCGGCTCGCTGCCCGAAGGCGTGCTGGGTGACGGCGGGGTGCTCGGCGCAGGGGGGCTGCTCGGCGTCGGCTCCTCAGGCGGCGTGGTCGTCGTCTCGTCGGGCGGCGAGGTCTCGGAGTCGTCGGTCGGCGACGTGGGCGGGGGCTGCTCGGTGGTGGTGTCGACCAGCAGCGGCGGTTCACCGCCGTCCGTCGTGCTCTCGGAGTCCTCTGGCGCCTCGCCGTCCTCGGGCTGGGGCGCCGGATCGAGCTGATCCCGCAGTCGGTCGTGCGTGGCCCGGAGATGGGCGTGTCCGTCGTCGTCGGACACCGAGTCCAGCGAGGCGCCCGCGCGCTGGAGCGCGGCGGCGGCCTGTTCGAACCGGCCCGCGAACAACGCGGCCTCCGCCGCGTCGAGTTCGCCTTGAACCGCGACGGCGGCCTCCACCGAGTTCGCGTGCTCGGTGAACAGCACCCGAGACAGCCCCCACAGGGTGTCGCCGGGGCGCGCCTCACGGGCGGCGACGCTCACCCCGGTGAAGGTGATGGCGAGCACGGCCGCCGCGGTGGCCAGCGGCACGAGGAAGCGCGGCCTGCGCCGGGCGGGCGGCCGGGCGGCGGCGATCGTCGCCACGGCGGTGTCGATGTCGACGAGCTCCCCGAAGGGCTCGGCGTCGGCCTCCCGACGCCAGGCGACCAGCATGGCGCTGAGGTCCTGGTCGGCGGAGTCCTCCTCGCCGACCGTCGGGTCGGTGCCGCCGAGCGCGTCGAGCAGTGCGTCGTCGGCCTGGATCGCGGAGAGGTCGATGTGCTCCGCCGGGGACTCCTGCTCCGTCCGCGACGCGGAGCCGTCGAGATGCCCTGCCACGTCGGACGACGACGGCTCGGAGTTCTCGTTCTCGACTCGATCACCCGATGTGGGCTCGTCCTCATCGTGTCTGTCGGCCACTTCAGACCACCTCCTCCGTGGCGAGCGTCTTCCTCAGCCTGGTCAGCGCCCGGTGCTGGGCGACTCGCACCGCGCCGGGCGTCGAGTCGACGGCCTCGGCCGTCTCCTCGGCGGAGAGCCCGACGACGACCCGGAGCAGCAGGATCTCCCGCTGCTTCGGCGGCAGCACCTGGAGCAGTCTTCCCATCCGTCCGGACAGCTCGTCCTGCATGGCCCGCTGTTCGGGACCCGCCTCGTTGCCCGGCGCGTCGGGAACCTCGGGCACCGGCTCGGACTTGTTCCGCGCCGCGGCCCGGTGTGCGTCGGCGACCTTGTGCGAGGCGATGCCGTACACGAACGCCAAGAACGGACGTCCCTGGTCGCGGTAGCCCGGCAGCGCCGTGAGCACGGCGAGACACACCTCCTGGGCCACGTCGTCAGCCGAGGCCGACGACCGTTCCTGTCTTCCGACCCGGGCGCGGCAGTACCGCACCACAAGGGGACGAATGGCCGCCAACAACCGTTCGATCGCCCGACGATTACCGCCGACGGCCTCGCCGACGACGGCGTCCAGTCCGTCCCCCAAATTAGTCATCGCAGTAGGCAGCCCTGGTGTTACCGGCGATCGTCCGTACGGTCCGCAGTTTGGTGTACGTCACTCAACGCACCGGCCGATTCAATCGGACCGGTGAAGCTGGTGTCGTCCGAGAGTTGGGCATCACATCACCTGACCTAACCAGAACGACCCGTCGTGACCGACCTCGACTCAGCCACACCTACAGCGGGACAACCGCATGGCCCAGTGTCTCAACCCGATGACGAACCATACGGCGCACCCCCCGCACACACCGCCCCCGGTGCATGACCGAACGCCACGACGACGTCACGAGAGCAGCACAAGGCGCCGACCGGCATCAGGTTGCCGGTCGGCGCCAGAGGTGCCGCAGGTCAGGAGACGAGTCCCCTGCGGAATCCGTGGGCGACGGCCTGTGCACGGTCGCGCACGCCCAACTTGCGGAACAGACGTCGTGCGTGTGTCTTGACGGTGTCCTCGGACAGATAGAGCTCGCGCCCGATCTGACCGTTGCTCTTTCCCTGACTCATGCCCCGCAGCACCTGGAGTTCACGCTCGGTGAGTTGGACTCCGGGATCGGAGGGCTGACGCGGGGCGGGCACCGCGGTACTCGCCAGCGTGTGCGCCAGGGCGGCGACCAGCTCGGGGCGCGAGGCGTCCCATCGCAGGTAACCGCGCGCTCCACCGGCGATCGCGGCAGCGATGCTGCCCGCGTCGTCCGGCGCGCCGAAGACGATGACGTTGGCCTGTGGGTGAGCCGAGACGAGCCGCCTGGTGGCTTCCACGCCCGTTGGCACGGCGCGCTGCGTTCCTACCAGCACGACATCGACAGCCTGCCTGGAGAAGCGAGCGAGCAGCTCGTCACCATGGGCTACACAATCGATCCGGCTCACACCCGGGACCGCCGACATCACGCGAGTGAGCCCCTCCCGGACGCTCCGCCGGTCATCGCAGATCAAGACCGTCGTCACGGGAACTCCTTCCTGCAGCCGAGTGACGTTCCACTTCCCTATCGGACGCCGGTCGCCAAACCTTGACCCGATCTGGTGCTTAATCCGTCAAGTACTTGCTCCATCAGGTAGCCGCCCGAGGTTCACCGGAATGGAGCATGCCCGACCCTACCCAGAAGACCGACGCGAGCGCGGGCGATTTCAGGGCGAATCGCTTCGATCACTCCAGGTGACGGCGTGGAGTGCTAGCCGCGACCGCCCCGGACCACCACGGACCGCTCGATGAGGTCGGCCGCCGATGCGAGCTCCGTCACAGCCTCGACCCGATTCGGCAGGGTGCTCGGGTCCCAGCCGGGGCCGCCCGCGAACAGCCGCACCCGCTGCCGGGTCCTCGGCAGCGCCTCGAACACCGCCGGATCGCCACAGCGCGGTCGCTGCGCCCACAGCACCATCGCGGCGGGGGCGACGCGCCGCACCGCGGCCACCACGCCGTCCATGGGCAGTCCGACACCCAGCAGCCGCGCACCGAGCCTGCGCTGGGACAGCTCGGCGGCCAGCACGTACATCGGCAGCCCGTGCCGTTCACCGGGCGCGCCGACGAGCAGCACGGACCGCGCGGTCCTCGGCTCGGCCGCGCCCGCCGTCACGGTGCTCATCACCGTGATCAGGCACTCGCTCAACAGCCGGGTCATCTCCCGACCCTCGCCGGAGTGCTCCCAGCGTTCGCTCAACGCGCCCAGCACCGGTTCGGCGAGCTCCTGCCACACCGTCAGCACGCCGTCCTCGTGCAGCGCCTCCAGCAGCAGACGGTTCACCGACCAGGAGTCCATCGCCGTCACCGCGCGACCCAGTCCTCTGGCCCTGCTGCTCGCGCCGGGCAGCCGCAGCCCTCGACCGCCCGACCGGGCGCGCCGGTCGAACGCGGGCAGCTCCATCCCCCCGGAGAGCAGGCCCGCCGCGGGAGGCAGGCCTGCGGCGGGAGGCAGGCCGGGGTTCGGCCCGGCCGCCGGATCGTCGCCGTCCGAGACCGCGGCCCCCGCCGAGGAGCCCGCCCCGAAGGACAAGTCCGCCGCGTCCCGCGGTCCGCCCGCCGCAAGGTCTCCCACGTCGTGGACAAGCCGAGGCCGGGGCGGCCGCGATGACTCGTCGCTCTCCACGACCCGTCCGGTCACGCGCACGGACGTCGACTCGTCCGGCGCGACGCGCGGGGCGGGCGACGAGGTGCTCAGGGCGTACCGCGCCGCCTCGGCGGGCGAGGCGCCCCGCAGCAGCGCATGCTGCATCAGCTCCAGACGCGCGACGTCCAACGGGCCGTACCGGCGGTGCCTGCCGCTGGTGTGGCCGCTGGGTCCGAGGCCGTAGCGCCGGTCCCAGGTGCGCAGGGTGGCAGGCGCGATGCCGAGGCGGCGGGCGACCGCGGCGACGGTGAGGGTCGGCTCGTCGCCCGCTGCGGCGGGCAGCGGCTCGACCTCGCCAAGCGGAGCCACGCAGCCCTCGTCGGTCTCACCACCGTCGTCGGGTCCTGGCTGCGTGCTCACGAGGCCGTGTCCGTTCCGGTCGTCTGGACGATGATCTGGTCACCTGTTCTCGGTGCCCCCGGGGCACGAAGTGCTCCGCGCCACAGGATAACGCCCATTAGTGTGAACAACTTATGGAGCGAAGGGTCTTGAACAAGTTATGGCGCGGTTCTAGCGTAGGTCCCGATACGAGTGCGAACGCACTCGCGACAAGTGCACCACTTGCGGGGAGGTGGTCGACAAATGGCCGACACTCGGCGACTGCCAGGGCCGAACGCGGACCTGTGGGACTGGCAGCTTCAAGGCTCGTGCAGAGGCATGGACAGTGCCTTCTTCTTCCATCCGGACGGCGAGAGAGGTCCGGCGAGGTCACGGCGGGAGGCAAGGGCGAAAGAGGTGTGCCAGCAGTGCCCGGTGCTCGAACAGTGCAGGCAGCACGCATTGGCCGTCCAAGAGCCCTACGGCATCTGGGGTGGACTGTCCGAGGCCGAGCGGACGCTGCTGATCAAGTCCAAGAGCCGCAGGATGGCGGGTCTCGCCTCCTGAGTCGGCCGTTCGCGGTCGAGACAGGCCCGGTCACACACGACGGGGCGGCACCGCGCAGAGTCGGTGCCGCCCCGGTGTGAGCCCGTGAGGCCGAGCGTGATGATCAGTGGCCGTGGCCGTGGCCCTGTCCGGCCGCCACGTCCTCCTCCGGCACCTCGACGACGGCGCTCTCCGTCGTGAGGACCATCCGCGCGATCGAGGCGGCGTTGACCACGGCGGACCGCGTGACCTTCACCGGGTCGACGATGCCCGCGTCGAACAGGTCGCGGTAGGTGAGGCTCGAAGCGTCGAAGCCGCTGCCCCAGCTCTGCTCGGCGACCTTGGAGGTCACCACGGCGCCCTCGTGGCCGGCGTTCGTGGCGATCCAGAACAGCGGAGCGCTCAGCGCGGCCCGCACGATCGCCACCCCGGTCGCCTCGTCGCCGGTGAGGCCGAGGCCGCCCTCGAGCTCCTTGGCCGCGTGCACCAGGCTGGACCCGCCGCCGGGGATGATGCCCTCTTCGACGGCGGCCTTCGTCGCCGCGATCGCGTCCTCGATCCGGTGCTTGCGCTCCTTGACCTCGATCTCGGTGGCCGCGCCGACCTTGATCACCGCGACGCCGCCGGAGAGCTTGGCCAGCCGCTCCTGCAGCTTCTCGCGGTCCCACTCGGAGTCGGTCGCCTCGATCTCGCGGCGCAGCTGCTCCACCCGCGAGTCGATGTCGGACCGGGTGCCCGCGCCGTCCACCAGGGTGGTGTCGTCCTTGGTGACCACGACGCGGCGAACGCCGCCGAGCACGTCCAGACCGGAGTCGGCCAGCTTCATCCCGACCTCGGCGGCGACGACCTGCGCGCCGGTGACCACGGCGAGGTCGTCCAGGAACGCCTTGCGACGGTCGCCGAAGTACGGCGCCTTGACCGCGACCACGCGGACCGTCTTGCGGATCGAGTTGACCACCAGGGTGGACAGGGCCTCGCCCTCGACGTCCTCGGCGATGATCAGCAGCGGCTTGCCCGCCTCGACGACCTTCTCCAGCAGCGGCAGGAAGTCGGCCAGCGCGGAGATCTTCTCGCGGTACAGCAGGACGAGGGCGTCCTCCAGCACCGCCTCCTGGCGGTCGGCGTCGGTGACGAAGTGCGGCGAGAGGAAGCCCTTGTCGAACTGGACGCCCTCGGTCACCTCCAGCCAGGTGGACATCGTCGAGGCTTCCTCGATGGTGACGACGCCGTCCTCGCCGACCCGCTCGATGGCCTCGCCGAGCAGGGCGCCGATCGTCTCGTCTCGCGAGACGACCTGGCCGACCTGAGCGATGTTGTCGCGCCCCTTGACCGGGGTGGCCTTGGCCTTCAGGGTCTCGACCACGGCGTCGGCCGCGGCCTGGATGCCCTTGCCGATCACCATCGGGTTGGCGCCCGCCGCCACGTTGCGCAGGCCCTCCCGGACCAGCGCCTGCGCCAGCACGGTGGCCGTGGTGGTGCCGTCGCCCGCCGCGTCGTTGGTCTTGGTCGCGACGCTCTTCGCGAGCTGGGCGCCGAGGTTCTCGTAGGGGTCTTCCAGCTCCACCTCACGCGCGACGGTCACGCCGTCGAGGGTGATGGTCGGAGCGCCGAACTTCTTGTCCAGCACGACGTGCCTGCCGCGCGGGCCGAGCGTGACCTTGACTGTGTCGGCGAGCTTGTTGACACCGCTCTCCAGCGAGCGGCGGGCCTGCTCGTCGAACCGGATCTGCTTTGCAGCCATTCTCTGGTCCCTCTCAAGGGGTGTTGAAGCGTGCCTGGAGGACCACGTCGGTGACGGCGGGGCGCGAACCACCTGCGCGGGTCCAGATACAACCAGGGGGGAAGACGCGACCGCCCCGGAGATCCCGAGGGTCCGGGACCGCCGGGGCGGTGCGTAGTCGACCTGAGAGCCTGTCCCGATGTTCCCCCGTCACGACAGGAGAACGGGGACGGGCTCTGTCATGAACTCGTCAGTTCACGACGGCCAGCACGTCGCGCGCGGAGAGGATCAGGTACTCCTCGCCGTTGTACTTGACCTCGGTGCCGCCGTACTTCGAGTAGATGACGACGTCGCCGACGGCGACGTCCAGCGGGACCCTGTTGCCGTTGTCGTCGACACGACCCGGTCCGACGGCCAGGACCTTGCCCTCCTGGGGCTTCTCCTTGGCCGTGTCCGGGATGACGAGCCCGGACGCGGTCGTCGTCTCGGCCTCGCTCGCCTGGACGACGATCTTGTCCTCAAGTGGCTTGATGTTCACGCTCGCCACGATGTGACCTCCACCTTCTGGGGCCTCGGAAGCGTTGGCAGGATTTGACGGCTCCTGCCACCCCGCCGTCGCGGGTGCCGGGGCGGTTCAGCGCCGTATGACTGGCACTCTACCGAGGCGAGTGCCAATCATCAACGCCGGGGGCGGTCTTCCGGCGCGTCATCGCGGAATCGGGGCGGCGGAACACGCGGCTACCGGCGACGATCCGTCGGCGGCGCGACCGGTCACCAGCCTACGGTCACCACGGTCCGCGAGGCAGATCACCTGCCCGCGACCACGGCGCCGCCCAGAGGCAGGGTGCGGAGGCAGCCTGTCGGCGGGCCGATCGCACCCGAGGCGCTGACCGGTCCGGCCGAAGCGGCCGATCACGACCGAGGCAGACGAACCGGCCCGACGTCACCGGCGAGTCCGGCGACGGGCGGCAGGTGGGCGGGCAGCCATCAGGTCACCGGCTGGGCGGCAGCACCCAGCGACGCGGGCCGTCGGGCTCGTCCAGCCACACGGTGTGCAGACCGTCGGGCCGGACCGTCAGCCCGAGGCGCCCCCAGTCCGGGCGATCGAGGTCCTCCCACTCGCGGACGGCCCGCTCCAGCCGATCCCAGATCTGGACGGGGCCGCCCTGCCGGACCACCCGCCTCCCCGTGTCGTCCGCGCGCACCGCCACCTCGCACCAGGAACCGTCGGCGGCGGCGACCGTCGACCACCGGGGACCGCCGCCCGCCGCCCGGCCCCGGAGTCCGATCGAGACGATGCACGGCAGCTCCGCCTGCGCCAGGAACCACGGCACCAGTTCGCTCGCGGGCTCCGAGTCGAGCGCCGTCATCCCTTGCACGCCCGCCGCGCGGGGCGGCGGCTCGGGGCGGCCCGCGTCGCATGCGGCGCCGCGCAACGCCATGAACGCCGCCCACCGGGGGAGGAATCGACCTTCCAACCGGTCATGGCGGCGACGCAGGCAGACGAGGCTGCCCGCGTGCAACGCGGCCTTGAGATCCGTGAGCACGAGACCGCCGGGGCGGGTCTGCTCCGCCCACGCCCACGGCACCCGCCGCACCGAGCACGTCGCGATGATCCGGTCGTACGGGGCATGGCCGGGAAGTCCCTCCGCGCCGTCGGCGGCGAGAAGAGTCGGGGCAAGGCCGAGGGAGGCCAGTCGCAGGCGAGCGAGGTCGACCAGTTCGGTCTCGATGTCCACGGAGAAGACCCGCTCGGCGCCGAGCAGACGGCTCAGCAGCGCCGCGTTGTAGCCCGTGCCGGTGCCGATCTCCAGCACCCGCGAGTCGTCGTCGAGCCGGAGCGCCTCGATCATCCGCGCCATGAGCCCCGGCTTCGTCGACGACGACATCACGATCCGCTGCCCGTCGGCCAGTTCTCCCAGGGCCGTCACCAGGGGGCGATCCGCATAGACCTCGTCGAGATACCCCGGGGTCGTCTGATCACCGCGCATCCAGTCTCCCTCGGGCGTCTGCACGAAGAACCGGGGTACGAACACGTGGCGCGGAGTCGCCTCGATCGCGGCCCGCAGCGCGGGGTCATGGATCACGTCATCGTCCCAGAGCCGAGCGCCGAGACTTCGCGCCGCCCGAACCCACTCATCGGCTGGTGTGGTCATGCCGGCTCCAATGCGAGCAGATCGGCGAGCGCGTCCGTGACGGGCAAGGAGACGACGCTCTCCAACCACCCGTACTGTCCCCCGGGATCGCACTCGAGGAAGATCCATTCGCCATCGGGTTGAATCACGAAATCGAAGGCGCCGAAGGCGAGTCCCAGGGCACCGCAGTATCTGAGCACCCCTTCCGCGACGCTGGCAGGAGGGTCCAGTAGTTCGTAACGCGATGCCGCGTAGTCAGAACGCCAGTCAATGTGACCTCGGGCCGAGTCGGTGTCGATCCCCACCGC
This genomic stretch from Actinoalloteichus hoggarensis harbors:
- a CDS encoding DUF5319 domain-containing protein; the protein is MRVNNLAGRVLPWYRRQQRRLARYRALVPHDALPPDPFASDPEDPARALGEPADDDDRVLDEDERAELLADLADLAVYQALLEQRGLRGIVVDCADCAEPHYHDWELLRSSLTQLLADGHMRPHEPAYNPDPNHYVTWEYCRGYSDAAGATET
- a CDS encoding anti-sigma-D factor RsdA, encoding MADRHDEDEPTSGDRVENENSEPSSSDVAGHLDGSASRTEQESPAEHIDLSAIQADDALLDALGGTDPTVGEEDSADQDLSAMLVAWRREADAEPFGELVDIDTAVATIAAARPPARRRPRFLVPLATAAAVLAITFTGVSVAAREARPGDTLWGLSRVLFTEHANSVEAAVAVQGELDAAEAALFAGRFEQAAAALQRAGASLDSVSDDDGHAHLRATHDRLRDQLDPAPQPEDGEAPEDSESTTDGGEPPLLVDTTTEQPPPTSPTDDSETSPPDETTTTPPEEPTPSSPPAPSTPPSPSTPSGSEPDTSTGSRTENISTMPSGGE
- a CDS encoding sigma-70 family RNA polymerase sigma factor, with translation MTNLGDGLDAVVGEAVGGNRRAIERLLAAIRPLVVRYCRARVGRQERSSASADDVAQEVCLAVLTALPGYRDQGRPFLAFVYGIASHKVADAHRAAARNKSEPVPEVPDAPGNEAGPEQRAMQDELSGRMGRLLQVLPPKQREILLLRVVVGLSAEETAEAVDSTPGAVRVAQHRALTRLRKTLATEEVV
- a CDS encoding response regulator transcription factor produces the protein MTTVLICDDRRSVREGLTRVMSAVPGVSRIDCVAHGDELLARFSRQAVDVVLVGTQRAVPTGVEATRRLVSAHPQANVIVFGAPDDAGSIAAAIAGGARGYLRWDASRPELVAALAHTLASTAVPAPRQPSDPGVQLTERELQVLRGMSQGKSNGQIGRELYLSEDTVKTHARRLFRKLGVRDRAQAVAHGFRRGLVS
- a CDS encoding MerR family transcriptional regulator, giving the protein MPAAAGDEPTLTVAAVARRLGIAPATLRTWDRRYGLGPSGHTSGRHRRYGPLDVARLELMQHALLRGASPAEAARYALSTSSPAPRVAPDESTSVRVTGRVVESDESSRPPRPRLVHDVGDLAAGGPRDAADLSFGAGSSAGAAVSDGDDPAAGPNPGLPPAAGLPPAAGLLSGGMELPAFDRRARSGGRGLRLPGASSRARGLGRAVTAMDSWSVNRLLLEALHEDGVLTVWQELAEPVLGALSERWEHSGEGREMTRLLSECLITVMSTVTAGAAEPRTARSVLLVGAPGERHGLPMYVLAAELSQRRLGARLLGVGLPMDGVVAAVRRVAPAAMVLWAQRPRCGDPAVFEALPRTRQRVRLFAGGPGWDPSTLPNRVEAVTELASAADLIERSVVVRGGRG
- a CDS encoding WhiB family transcriptional regulator, which encodes MADTRRLPGPNADLWDWQLQGSCRGMDSAFFFHPDGERGPARSRREARAKEVCQQCPVLEQCRQHALAVQEPYGIWGGLSEAERTLLIKSKSRRMAGLAS
- the groL gene encoding chaperonin GroEL (60 kDa chaperone family; promotes refolding of misfolded polypeptides especially under stressful conditions; forms two stacked rings of heptamers to form a barrel-shaped 14mer; ends can be capped by GroES; misfolded proteins enter the barrel where they are refolded when GroES binds); translation: MAAKQIRFDEQARRSLESGVNKLADTVKVTLGPRGRHVVLDKKFGAPTITLDGVTVAREVELEDPYENLGAQLAKSVATKTNDAAGDGTTTATVLAQALVREGLRNVAAGANPMVIGKGIQAAADAVVETLKAKATPVKGRDNIAQVGQVVSRDETIGALLGEAIERVGEDGVVTIEEASTMSTWLEVTEGVQFDKGFLSPHFVTDADRQEAVLEDALVLLYREKISALADFLPLLEKVVEAGKPLLIIAEDVEGEALSTLVVNSIRKTVRVVAVKAPYFGDRRKAFLDDLAVVTGAQVVAAEVGMKLADSGLDVLGGVRRVVVTKDDTTLVDGAGTRSDIDSRVEQLRREIEATDSEWDREKLQERLAKLSGGVAVIKVGAATEIEVKERKHRIEDAIAATKAAVEEGIIPGGGSSLVHAAKELEGGLGLTGDEATGVAIVRAALSAPLFWIATNAGHEGAVVTSKVAEQSWGSGFDASSLTYRDLFDAGIVDPVKVTRSAVVNAASIARMVLTTESAVVEVPEEDVAAGQGHGHGH
- the groES gene encoding co-chaperone GroES, with product MASVNIKPLEDKIVVQASEAETTTASGLVIPDTAKEKPQEGKVLAVGPGRVDDNGNRVPLDVAVGDVVIYSKYGGTEVKYNGEEYLILSARDVLAVVN
- a CDS encoding methyltransferase domain-containing protein, giving the protein MTTPADEWVRAARSLGARLWDDDVIHDPALRAAIEATPRHVFVPRFFVQTPEGDWMRGDQTTPGYLDEVYADRPLVTALGELADGQRIVMSSSTKPGLMARMIEALRLDDDSRVLEIGTGTGYNAALLSRLLGAERVFSVDIETELVDLARLRLASLGLAPTLLAADGAEGLPGHAPYDRIIATCSVRRVPWAWAEQTRPGGLVLTDLKAALHAGSLVCLRRRHDRLEGRFLPRWAAFMALRGAACDAGRPEPPPRAAGVQGMTALDSEPASELVPWFLAQAELPCIVSIGLRGRAAGGGPRWSTVAAADGSWCEVAVRADDTGRRVVRQGGPVQIWDRLERAVREWEDLDRPDWGRLGLTVRPDGLHTVWLDEPDGPRRWVLPPSR